taacagcttggcagtattggttaggcattaGCCAAgtccaaaaatgccttcagagtgatcccaaacccttccaacaagtttatacggaatttttaaaaatttctatttaacagaactcaacaatggataaggctacaggcttgatttttttcactgttcgacgtcgcttcgtcccAAGATGTGCTTTTCTCCAAccgcagtatatacaatgcacgtatcatggacttacctttgtcctcctttgtgttccagttctttttgctgacaacccaaggtgtcgatttacAATAGCGTAATACGGCTTCCCTCTGGCTATGTTATGCTTTTCGCCTGCACATTCCGTAGCAACTAGATTCATTGCAGAGaaatttcttgtactgttcttcgtttgtaacactATGTAACGAGCAGAACATAGCTacaaacgaagcgtaatggccacctcacttttcaggccgtaattgattattggggcacGCATTCAGAAGCAAAAaattttatggaatgcctggcGCCATTCTTTGGTACatgtggattcagtagtcataattgtgttattaaaaaggtaaacaaacaaacaagtacaaggaaaaattaggaattttaggtagggatcaaagaacattgaccactagtatatctgcaggtacaggcaacctcccttgtttcacaactttttagctgttcccttgtttccctgcttttttgttctttgatccctacctaatccagcttaaaattctttttccttctacttgtacagGTTGCCATGACTGAAGTGGAAACTAAATGTCTGCtagcctcccttgtttcttatTTCTAAATTTCTTATTTTCCTTATACCTGTAGCTTGTAAACCAATGCATACCACAACAAGGAAAGAATGATGTCTGACACATTTTAAGAATTAATTGCATCACTGAATGTGTACCATGACAACTGAAACACAAAAGTGGCCATTCCATtgggaattagtaaaacgcggaatacggaataacgaaATTGCGGAATAACAAAATAAGcaacttatcttttgcagattatacaaatagttacatgctctatagcaatcatactttatttacaccttgcaacaactCTGCATGGCACACCACGGCGATGGATAGCTAAACAACAGCTGGGCAAACATTAAATGGGACGagcgagcacacaaccaatcaccctagaacgatctaccttTACTTAtccttagttgatatagctacaaaacgccaagacctagttctattcttaagttaaactagctgcccttcatgtgcatacgaccgaatttattagagaattcagtagggaagtccagtggttgtgtgtctttaaatggatttcaaaactcttcaggtttgaatcaagagtCTAACTAAGTAAAGTTAGCAAAGGTAGATCGtgctagggtgattggttgtgtgctcatcCCGTTTAATGCTCGCCGGCTGCTGTTCTATCCATCGCTGTGGtgcgccatgcagagctgttacaaggtaaacaaagcataattactatagagcatataatatttgtacaatctgcaaaagattaattttgcttatttcggtattccgcaattccgtattccgcgttttactaattccccATTCCATTTTGCTTTCAGCACCCACTATACAGCATAACAATTGAAGAATCAGTATGAGTAGCagctctgcaatcaatctaatCACGCCACAGAAATCATAGCACTGAAGCCATGACACcttaccatgaatcaacacctacataGTAGTGGAGAAAGCAATGGGATACAGAGAAGGAAGTCTTTGATGCATGCATCGGTTGGCAAAAAAGACatcacagtgaagaaatcaaccaAGCTTATTTTGGCCAAAagttcatgatccctactatacagtactatcatattgtACAATTATTAATTGCTCTAAGAAATACAAAAACATTCTGTGTACCTGTTAAGAATGCTTCCAACTCTACTGCATTCAACACCATCATCAAAGTGTAAACCACAAAACACATCATCTACACCAAATGGACATGTACTACATACTGACACTAGACACAAAATGTAACGATGGACACCAACACAAACATTAATCCATCAAAACTTTGACTTTAAAACTATTAACATGCACTATGCATGCAGTAAAGTTAGTCAGTGGTATGATATAATCTGGGTAACAAAATATTGGAACTCCCAAAAGGATACCTCGATATTGGGATACATACTTGTCCATGTCTTCACATGCATTTGAACCTGTGAAATAATGACACCTAGGGAGCTTGTTGTCTATAAAGTAATCGATTCCAATGTATAATGGTCAAAATGttataatttaaaattaatgctttAGCAACAGTGATGTAGATAGGCTGTGGTACAATGACAGTTTTATAAAAAATCATAATATGTAACTAAACAGCTTGTATACTGTACTCACTAGATGACTTGTACATCACAAAATTGTCTTTGATGATAAATTCCATTCCAGGATGCACATATTGCAGGACGTTTCCACTATTAAGCCTGTTCAATACTACAAAGCCAAAACCAGGTGTATCAGTCCTGTACCATTGTACATTCAACACAACAAAGCCATTATCATCTTCATTACCTATTGTACACAAACAATGATCCTTCTGTGGTAGTCCTCTCCTGTGTACAATATACatgatacagtacagtagtcaACATGATAACTTACCCATGTTCTTGAAGGTGTATCAAACTTGTATACCTCAGCATGACTTGTAGTGGACACTATGTGACAGGCATGATGGTCACACCTCTTTATTGCCGTGAGGTTAATTTTCACTTCAGTTGGAGCAGGTTCGCTCCCGCGGGAAGTATTTGCTTGATTGGGAATGCTCATTTGCAATTAAGGTGCTCTTTATCTAGAATGCACCACTGATTTCTCTGTGGGTAACTTAATCTACTACTTGTTAGACTAAACAAGGTTATCTATCTACTTATGCTTTCTTTGTTGCCGTTAATCTCTGTAAGTGTTGTATTCTGACAACGACTACAAAACGTACAAGCGCAACTTGAAATACTAAACATTCATTACATTTTAATACTCCTCAAGATACTCACCTATCAACTTTCGTGTTTTTTACAACTGTTTTACTGAACTCCACGAAAAGTTCATTTTGTCCAAATCGCAGGATAAACTTAATGGGTATATGACGTCATTAAAATGGCGGAGGTGGACAGTAGAAATCGCGGTAAGCGAAGAAATCAGAACTCTGACGACGATTTATCTCCCCCAAGAAACTCAAAGAAGCGGCACTCCAGTAGAAGTCCAATAAGAAGGTCATAGTTTGTGtatttctaattaatgcacacctaATAGATTGCAATATTTTTGCTGCTGTGCACGTACGTAATGTAGACAAAAGTCCCCACCTCGCAGAGAAAGGCGCACTGAGGACGACCATCGTAGGGAATACACAAGACATGACAGACATAGTTATCATGTTAGGCAGAAACTTTGTATTTGTGACTTTACTGTATGCATACCACAGCGATCACCAAGGAGAAGGCGAAGAAGTAGTGATGGTGATGTTCACCCAAGGGATGAGAGACCAAGACCAGGCAATGCAGACAGACACAGAGATCGCAGAAGACGATCTGTTGAACCAAGCGGTATGTATGTGCGCACTGACTTGACACCACTTTTAACTGTACGTTGTACGTgtcatttttaattttattcatgTTAGACCAGAGAAGAACTTACAGAAGAGGTAACGAAGAACCTAGTGGATTTAATGAATCACACAAGTAAGTACCATTTGTAAGAGAATTTATTTCAGTGATAGCTAACATTTCTCAGTAAGTATCCTATCCCATAATTGTTGTACAATAATTTCATTCTTTTTGTAGTTTAATCGTATCACTGCTGTAGCATGAAGTTAAAAAACTTAGGAATGCTAAAATCTATATAGTTTGTAGACTTTCTATCTTTTGGCTATAGGAAGTCAGTATTGCCATACTCCGTCTCTTTGGGAGTGGAGGTAGAATCATCTTGTCATGTAGTGCCTTAGCCATACcgagttacacttgtttgaTGGCATTAGTAAGTACGTCAGTCAGTTAGCAACTTTACCTTCATGATCCACAATGCACAATACTATGATGGAGAGCCAATGTTAGTACTTTATGAGCTAATAGCATCCAGCAATTAAAAATATGTCCATTTTATGATGGAGAAGACCAGTTATTCTACTATAACTACAAGCTATTTACTAAGTTAACTCATTATCGTAGGTTTGGTCGATCAGACGATGATGCAGCACACAGTGATAAAGAGAAGCAGGATGAAGGACCCAACTTCAAAACATCTGGCAAGCTAGCAGCAGAAACTAATACCTACAAAGTTAGTATAAGTATTTATCAAGTTGTATACTATGCTGTATTATATAGGGAGTAGTCATAATTTATAGTGAACCACCAGAGGCTAGAATTCCCAAGACTAGATGGCGGTTGTACCCTTTCAAAGGCGAAGAGCATCTTCGTAAGTGTGAAATATATCTGTGCATatttacattttctttcttttagATGTTCTTTATGTACACAGACAGAGTGCATATTTAATAGGAAGAGACAGAAAAGTAAGTGTTGCGTACATGTGCATCGTTTTTATGgattataccaagagttaattgAGAATAACACATGAATGATACTGGTGTCATGAAAATGTACTATATAGTGTAGTTGCTAAATAACAGTTAACATTTGTGCAGGTGGTAGATATGCCAATAGATCACCCCTCTTGTTCTAAACAACATGCTGCTCTACAATATCGGCTTGTACAAGTTGAGAACGAGGAAGGAAAAAATGTCAAAGTTGTCAAGTGGGTGCATAAATAAGTATACAAAGTTATTTTGTATTGTTATGTACTTGTAGGCCTTACATTATTGATCTCAACAGTACAAATGGTACATACCTTGATAACCAAAGAATAGATCCACGAAGATATTATGAACTAAAGGAAAGGGTATATATTGCCATGAGAATAGTATTCAGTTGtttattttgttttgtgtaTTTAGGATGTGATAAAATTTGGTTTCAGTAGCCGAGAGTATGTTTTGTTAACTGAAACATCAGTGGACTCACCACCTCCTGATGAACAAGAGCCACTAAAATAACCAATCATGTACCACATTGTTATTGTACATTTCTCTTTATACATTCActttataaaacaaacaaatcagcttatTTTCAATTTCGAATGCACAATTACGGTTTGGTTGCTTTATGGTGAAAAGCAACAAGAATGTTGGATTTGGTGATTTACCTGCAATGAAAATCTTAATTGTGTAATTGGTTATGTAAACATACCTCAGTCCAGATAAACATACTAACTTGTATAAAAACTAAATGTATGATAGGAGTTGCACAGTGGTGAATatttgaagcttgttagccagaTGGTAAGCTGTGTCCTATTGTAATTATTATGGTTTATTGCATGTGCTAATAAGGAGAACGAAGCCTACTCAGTGGTTCCACTAAAGATGAGGAACAGAAGCTTAGAAGACTATGTGAGTTGTGTAGATTATATAACACTGTGATGGAGGTGTTGGTACATGTAGAAGAACGAGTTCAAGGGATTAGAAGAAAGGTTGGAATGTAGGTTTATTCTCCGAGAAATTAAGATTACAACGGAAAATTGTCAGTGGCTGTTATCAGCTAATGATAAAGGAGAAGTTTGCTACACAAATGCAAGCAGTAAAGATGGTAAAACCAACATAACAGAAATTCTACTATAtagatatgcatattttcagaTCTGTTACAACGGTTTATTTCTGTACAATTTCAGCGTGGTTTGGATAAGCCACAGGTGTACATTTATATCAACAAAGTCACTGGTCCAATGTGTATAGCTAGTGACAACAGATGTCTAGTCACTGGAATCATAAGTACAGTGAGTTAGATGATTGTGTATACTGTAAGGTCCTATGCTCATTTACAGATTTCTACAAAAGCCTCCAGCATTTCCTTGTGGTTTCCTGATATCTTTAATGATACTCGTTATCATGTCTATCAGCAAAACCAAATACTTTACACTCTTTACCTGGAAATCCATCCGGACAAGAAGGTTACCTTTTGTAAGTCAACAGGAGACAGGGCAACTCTCTGTGAATGCTGTAATTCACGTGAGAAATTTAATATTGATATTCACGAGAAATGAACTAGATGCATACTGTTTGACTCGCATGCACACATTGTACACAATCAgtttactgtatatacatggCATGCAAACATCCAGTCTGGTTGAAGAGCTATTGTATTGTCTAATTATGGTTTACGTGTTTGTCAATGTGTAATAGTAAATTATGACATACAAGGATATAATAAACAGTATGGCACACACAATTACATACCACTACTGATTATAACAATATCACATTCATTTCATTGAGAATGATTAATACGTgacaataacaattattttcCCCCATATTTCAAAGCTGTTATTGTGGTTAACATAGGTTATGCTCACCATAATCTACACTAGTACACTTACATGCATGAATGTACTCATGGCAGCTCACGGCCATCTACAAAAGTAGGAAGATAGGTTGATTGCCATAACATCTTTAAAAAGTTAACATAAACAAAGATGTCCTGCAATGTTTCTCTTTTGGAGGATTCCTCTAAGAAGTATGGTAAGACAGTGGTATCAATACCAACTTCAGGAAGAAATGTAACTAAGATGATTTCTCTTAATGTAAGATAGGCAGAAAATATTGAAAGGAAGAACTATTGACAAGGATATACTAACGGTGattgcaatgatgttgatgcatGGTGAATGCATTGATGCATATATCTCTGCCAACTTGTATGATGCCTTCGCCAGCAGATGACTTGCAGATTAAGATGATTAAGCACAAATTTAATGTATGCACTGTGGTTACTGATCACATATGTGCATGATTATCATGTAGAAGCTTGCAGCCACTGAATTTGGTAATTCAAGATCATAGAAAGTGCATGGGACTATTTTTGGTGACTGATGATAATAACAAAGTCCTCTACAAGTTAGTTGCCATAAACAAACAGGACTACTACTATATGAATTCCGTAGCACACCCATGTTCTTTAGCTATATGAAGtagttatagctacatgcaagtaTTGATCACTAATAGGACAATGTGTAGACTAGACAGGTCTGCAGTGGTATTTAATATTTGGaatagtatatagctatactacaGTGCAGCTCTAGTTGTATATCATGCACTTTAAACACCCATGCATGTGCACATGCTGTGTAGATTCTTATTCTACTGGTTGAAGCCACAATTCAAATGTTTGCAAATAAGAATTATCACTGGTATGGCAGATGAAGCTATGTATGTCAGGGatgtaggaagcatgggtgccatgggtgcttgagcacccataaatatttccagtggcGTACTGAACTAATGGGCGTCAGCACGCTGTACttatattactgaaaagatcgagatattctaatagagcagtcaacgaCTCTAATAAAACACCCCTGTATGTGGATTATACTGGATATGTCTGCATGATTATTTTAGGCATCTCAAGTTGAAAATTATCTTGATTGGCTTCTTGCTGTTGCTCGAGATAGTCATTATCTCTTCTATCAGAGGGAAGGAACAGGAGTCTATTGTTGGGTGATGACCAATTGCAATGTACGGTTTTTATAGGACTGGATGAAAGTTCAGCCACTGTAGGAATTACCTGAAGGGAAGTTTATTGTAGCCATATACAATAATGTATAGTGTGACACTACCTATCTGATGACACTTATAGCTAAACATATTATGTTGTGAATGAATGATATACAAATTAGTCTCATGTACAGCTGCTAATACAGACATATAGCATTATCTCTTGTAAgtttcattataaaaattttcaGCACCTGACTATCAAATGACTGCGGTCCCATATTGACTTTGATTTTAATGTTTATGATAGTGAaaggatcaagatactttaatacaacagtcagtgcACCACATAATGACATAGAAGGGCACTTCACCTTCTATAATCTATGACAGAATATTCTGTAAGCTAGGGGAGGGGACATGGCTAGCTtacatgcttcacatgctgaaTGTGTTGGTATAGCTACTTTTCCAGTGCCTCCCCTCCATCTGAAAATACTTTCAGTTGCTGTACCTATAGTATAAACGAGTCCGCATATTTTTTCCCAGATAACACACTCAGTTTTTTAAAAATGCATAGCTGTTACCATAATTTTTGTTCTGTTTTTcaggtgtatttgcttatgtcattgtttttgtaatttctggtgtgtatgtgtgggaagtacgcctacaggctcgtccttttgtacaacccggtcttttgacaaaattcataataataaataataataataacactccAATAAGAGTCCAATGGAtaattcaggggcggatccagagtttggaaagagggggggcacctttctgaaaaacagttgaagaccaaaaaaacttgctgaaaaccagttgaagaccaaaaaaaaaaaaaaaaaaaaaaaaggtcacaacaataatagctagttatacttaccaactatatcacgtctgttatgtaaaataaaatcctatttatagcttcataggtaagctacactgcctcatgaacattgtgactgctttattagagtaattgactgctctattagagtatctcgatcttgtatgcaatttcttgaagggggggggggggggggggcatttgccccaaatgccccatcctggatccgccactgtaattATGTCCTAGTCCTTTAAGCTGATTCCAGCTGGTGGAATTCAGAAACAAGGCACCGTGTGACTTGACTACTCAGATAGCTACTATTGTTTACAATGTCGGCTCAGTCTGACTGACAGCTACAATTGGCAAATCATATAACCCCGGCCAGCAAATGAGTATGTATATATCTTTCTGTCACTGAGACATTGTAAACAATAGTAGCAATCTGAGTACTGTAGCTAACATGTAAGGTTTCGTGACGATCGCTGCcctctcgtgcccagccgggctcgcgctaatgtgTTATTGCATTCGCGCGAGCCCGGCTTGGCACACGCGCAGGTGTTTATTCTCCTGTGGCAATATACTCTATTTAACGCCATATAAATAACAGTCTGTaattaaactaaaactatggatGGTGCTGTAGACGAACTAGAATGCCTTCGCAGAGAGGTAGAACGATTGAATGCTGAGATTATGGAAGCTAACGAAGAGCGTGCTCAAGCGGCGCAATACGGATTGGCTGTTTTAGAGGAGAAACAAGCACTACAAGAACAATTCGAAGATCTTCAACAGCTACATCATTCCACTAACAAAGAATTGAGCAATACCATATCGGTAAGGAAAAGTTACCATGAAGTATGATGGTATAATATCATCGTGTTGGTTGTACAGCAAATGCAAGAGGTACAAAGTGACTACGAGAAACGACTGAAAGAGGTTGAACACCGTGAAGAAAAGCTCCTCCGA
The Dysidea avara chromosome 7, odDysAvar1.4, whole genome shotgun sequence genome window above contains:
- the LOC136262219 gene encoding smad nuclear-interacting protein 1-like; this translates as MAEVDSRNRGKRRNQNSDDDLSPPRNSKKRHSSRSPIRRQKSPPRRERRTEDDHRREYTRHDRHSYHRSPRRRRRSSDGDVHPRDERPRPGNADRHRDRRRRSVEPSDQRRTYRRGNEEPSGFNESHKFGRSDDDAAHSDKEKQDEGPNFKTSGKLAAETNTYKGVVIIYSEPPEARIPKTRWRLYPFKGEEHLHVLYVHRQSAYLIGRDRKVVDMPIDHPSCSKQHAALQYRLVQVENEEGKNVKVVKPYIIDLNSTNGTYLDNQRIDPRRYYELKERDVIKFGFSSREYVLLTETSVDSPPPDEQEPLK
- the LOC136262226 gene encoding uncharacterized protein isoform X2, which encodes MENEAYSVVPLKMRNRSLEDYKNEFKGLEERLECRFILREIKITTENCQWLLSANDKGEVCYTNASSKDDLLQRFISVQFQRGLDKPQVYIYINKVTGPMCIASDNRCLVTGIINFYKSLQHFLVVS
- the LOC136262226 gene encoding uncharacterized protein isoform X1, whose protein sequence is MENEAYSVVPLKMRNRSLEDYKNEFKGLEERLECRFILREIKITTENCQWLLSANDKGEVCYTNASSKDDLLQRFISVQFQRGLDKPQVYIYINKVTGPMCIASDNRCLVTGIISTISTKASSISLWFPDIFNDTRYHVYQQNQILYTLYLEIHPDKKVTFCKSTGDRATLCECCNSREKFNIDIHEK